One genomic segment of Culturomica massiliensis includes these proteins:
- a CDS encoding polyprenyl synthetase family protein — MYTLEELREIIKAEFARQEYVEKPYSLFEPIKYILEDGGKRLRPVLTLMAYNLYRDDIGKALKSAIGIEIFHNYTLLHDDVMDDAELRRGRLTVHKKWNSNVAILSGDAAAITAYKYIENCEDKYLRQVIDGFNQVAMDVCKGQQYDMEFESRNDVTEEEYIHMIYLKTSVLIAGSLRHGALIAGAPAHEYNALYDFGGYLGLVFQLQDDFLDVYGDVAEFGKKIGGDILENKKTYLLIKALEQAGEEEKARLWEWLNNKNADPGEKIKAVTEIYNRLQVPELTRCTIDLYLEKSREALRKVEVPEERKAGFYEMIDYICERKK; from the coding sequence ATGTATACACTAGAAGAACTCAGGGAAATCATTAAGGCAGAATTTGCCAGACAGGAATATGTGGAGAAACCTTATTCTTTGTTTGAACCGATAAAATACATTTTGGAAGACGGAGGTAAGCGCTTGCGTCCGGTGTTGACGTTAATGGCCTATAATTTGTATCGTGACGATATCGGGAAAGCTTTGAAGTCTGCAATAGGTATTGAAATTTTCCATAATTATACCTTATTACACGACGATGTGATGGACGATGCGGAGTTGCGCCGGGGGCGTCTTACGGTGCATAAGAAATGGAACAGTAATGTGGCGATATTGAGTGGGGATGCGGCGGCGATAACCGCTTATAAATATATTGAGAATTGCGAAGATAAGTATTTGCGGCAGGTAATTGACGGTTTTAACCAGGTGGCAATGGATGTCTGTAAAGGGCAGCAATATGATATGGAATTCGAGAGCCGGAATGATGTCACGGAAGAAGAGTATATCCATATGATTTATCTGAAAACTTCTGTTTTGATTGCCGGTAGTTTGCGGCACGGGGCTTTAATAGCGGGGGCACCGGCCCATGAATACAATGCTTTGTATGATTTCGGAGGCTATCTGGGACTGGTGTTTCAATTGCAGGATGATTTTCTGGATGTGTATGGGGATGTGGCTGAATTCGGGAAAAAGATCGGAGGAGATATCCTGGAGAATAAGAAAACCTATCTTTTAATAAAGGCTTTGGAACAGGCGGGAGAGGAAGAAAAAGCCCGTTTGTGGGAATGGTTGAATAATAAAAATGCCGATCCCGGAGAAAAGATCAAAGCCGTGACAGAGATTTATAACCGGCTTCAGGTGCCGGAGCTGACCCGGTGCACCATCGATTTGTACCTGGAAAAAAGCCGGGAAGCTTTACGAAAAGTGGAAGTGCCTGAAGAACGCAAAGCCGGTTTTTATGAGATGATCGATTACATTTGCGAAAGAAAGAAATAA
- a CDS encoding deoxycytidylate deaminase, whose amino-acid sequence MSEQGKLKQLDERYLRMARIWAENSYCKRRQVGALIVKDKSIISDGYNGTPSGFENICEDDTNRTKPYVLHAEANAITKVAKSSNSSEGATLYVTASPCIECAKLIIQAGIRRVVYSEVYHCADGLELLKKAGIQVDFVEIEECE is encoded by the coding sequence ATGAGCGAACAGGGAAAATTAAAGCAATTGGACGAACGCTATTTGCGGATGGCTCGTATATGGGCAGAGAACTCCTATTGCAAACGCCGTCAGGTTGGCGCACTTATTGTAAAGGATAAATCGATTATCTCCGACGGATATAACGGTACTCCTTCCGGTTTCGAAAATATTTGTGAGGATGATACCAACCGCACAAAACCTTATGTACTGCATGCCGAAGCCAATGCCATTACCAAGGTTGCGAAATCGAGTAACAGTAGTGAGGGAGCTACCTTGTACGTAACGGCTTCTCCTTGTATCGAATGTGCAAAGCTGATCATACAGGCCGGAATCCGTAGGGTGGTTTACTCGGAAGTGTACCATTGTGCAGATGGTCTGGAACTTTTGAAAAAGGCCGGTATACAGGTTGATTTTGTAGAAATAGAGGAATGTGAATAA
- a CDS encoding S41 family peptidase produces the protein MILTPVIIALAVVAGMFINSLFIRKDFHNKQELFLPVQGSKLDMVLNMVDHSYVDSVDIRKIEEEAIGGIIKDLDPHTVYIPAREMERVNEDMQGNFGGIGVQFYKFRDTVTVIKVVPGGPSEEAGVQDGDRIVKVNDTVVAGVKMNDSRIMGMLRGELGTDVNVTLVRRGAGQPIEKTITRGSIPVKSVDVAYMVNDTTGYVKVNTFGMNTYDEFMAALKSLENQGMKKLIVDLRSNVGGILPIAIKMINEFLPAQSLILYTQGKASPRSDYYSNGKGSYQQLPLVIMIDENSASASEIFAGAIQDNDRGTIVGRRSFGKGLVQEQRILPDGSALRLTVARYYIPSGRSIQRPYDKGKNEYYGDLSNRIRHGELEEKDSIHFDEKLKYQTLGGRTVYGGGGIMPDVFVPVDTNGVSKYLIDLRRTMLLYDYTFDFMDRHRADLKDMKDYKEILAYLKKFDLVGDMADYAAKNGLKRDNKGMRESYEIIRTNLEAYIARDVLDNDGLYPVFGRIDTTLQRAVKE, from the coding sequence ATGATTTTGACACCGGTGATTATTGCACTGGCTGTTGTTGCGGGGATGTTTATCAACTCTCTTTTTATCCGGAAGGATTTCCATAATAAGCAGGAATTGTTTTTGCCGGTTCAGGGCAGTAAGTTGGATATGGTGCTGAATATGGTCGATCATTCTTATGTGGATAGTGTCGATATCCGGAAAATAGAAGAGGAAGCAATCGGAGGCATTATCAAGGATCTGGACCCTCATACGGTTTATATTCCTGCCCGGGAAATGGAACGGGTGAATGAAGATATGCAAGGGAATTTCGGAGGCATCGGCGTACAGTTTTATAAATTCCGTGATACGGTGACAGTTATCAAAGTTGTGCCCGGAGGCCCTTCTGAGGAAGCCGGTGTACAGGACGGAGACCGGATTGTGAAAGTGAACGATACGGTTGTTGCCGGAGTTAAAATGAATGACAGCCGGATTATGGGAATGTTACGGGGCGAGCTGGGTACGGATGTGAATGTAACATTGGTACGTCGCGGAGCGGGCCAGCCGATTGAGAAAACCATTACGCGGGGAAGTATTCCGGTAAAAAGTGTCGATGTCGCTTATATGGTGAACGATACTACCGGTTATGTGAAGGTAAATACATTCGGGATGAATACCTATGATGAATTTATGGCTGCTTTGAAAAGCCTGGAAAATCAGGGTATGAAAAAATTAATTGTCGATCTACGGAGTAATGTCGGCGGTATATTGCCCATAGCCATCAAAATGATCAATGAATTTCTGCCTGCCCAGAGTTTGATTTTGTACACCCAGGGAAAAGCTTCTCCCCGGTCTGACTATTATTCAAACGGTAAGGGCAGTTATCAGCAATTACCTTTGGTAATTATGATTGATGAAAACAGTGCTTCGGCCAGTGAGATTTTTGCCGGGGCCATTCAGGATAACGACCGGGGTACAATTGTGGGACGTCGTTCGTTCGGTAAAGGGTTGGTACAGGAGCAGCGGATTCTTCCTGACGGATCGGCATTGCGGTTGACGGTAGCCCGTTATTATATTCCTTCCGGGCGTTCAATACAACGGCCTTACGATAAAGGAAAGAATGAGTATTACGGTGATCTTAGCAATCGGATCAGACACGGTGAACTGGAAGAAAAGGACAGTATTCATTTCGATGAAAAACTCAAGTACCAGACACTTGGAGGAAGAACCGTATACGGTGGCGGTGGAATTATGCCTGATGTATTTGTTCCCGTCGATACGAATGGAGTTTCGAAATACCTGATTGATTTACGGCGTACGATGTTGTTGTATGATTACACCTTTGATTTTATGGATCGTCACCGTGCGGATTTGAAGGATATGAAAGATTACAAGGAAATATTGGCTTATCTTAAAAAGTTTGATCTTGTCGGAGATATGGCCGATTATGCTGCAAAGAACGGATTGAAGCGGGATAATAAAGGGATGCGTGAATCTTACGAGATTATCCGGACCAATCTGGAGGCTTATATTGCCCGGGATGTGTTGGATAATGACGGTCTTTATCCCGTTTTCGGAAGAATAGACACAACCTTACAACGGGCCGTGAAAGAATGA
- a CDS encoding TlpA family protein disulfide reductase — MKTLLFFLSFILLCPVLKAQNDDRGYLVKVGDMAPDIDIHYLDGSVKKLSDFRGKIVMLQFTASWCGVCRKEMPFIEKDIWQKHKNNPKFALIGIDLKENAEKTKKFAQDLKITYPLTLDSEGKSFYAFAARNAGVTRNIIIDKTGKIVYLTRLYDPAEFKEMTEVIDRLLQ, encoded by the coding sequence ATGAAAACTTTATTATTCTTTTTATCTTTTATTCTCTTATGTCCGGTATTGAAAGCGCAGAATGACGACCGCGGGTATTTGGTTAAAGTCGGAGATATGGCGCCGGACATCGATATTCATTACCTCGACGGCAGTGTAAAAAAACTGTCTGATTTCCGGGGCAAAATCGTCATGCTGCAATTTACAGCCAGTTGGTGCGGAGTATGCCGGAAAGAAATGCCTTTCATTGAAAAAGACATCTGGCAAAAACATAAAAACAATCCGAAATTTGCCCTCATCGGCATCGATCTGAAAGAAAATGCAGAAAAAACAAAGAAATTCGCCCAGGACCTAAAAATTACTTATCCCCTGACATTAGATTCAGAAGGTAAATCTTTCTATGCTTTCGCAGCCAGAAATGCCGGTGTCACCCGCAATATAATCATCGACAAAACCGGAAAAATCGTCTACCTCACCCGGCTTTACGATCCGGCAGAATTCAAAGAAATGACCGAAGTGATCGACCGGTTATTGCAGTAA
- a CDS encoding tRNA-dihydrouridine synthase family protein gives MENRFEIHFAPIQGYTDWIYRNTFACFFGGVDAYYTPFIRLEKGNAFRNRDMRDLDPKNNTVARLIPQILPGSPEEFRILAGKIREMGYRQADINFGCPFPLIAHQKKGAGILPYPERVKTVLQTIDEFPDLDFSLKMRLGWESAGECMDLLSVINNLRLCWITVHARTGKQQYKGTVDEEGFASFYRQCTRPLFYNGDLISVEQIQNIVAQYPLLRGVFVGRGLLSSPLLAADFQGNETFSEELRKKRFFDFHEALFSAYESYFNDERLLLQKMKSVWDYFLPETDRKWLKRIRKAGRRDDYQIVIKELFRTN, from the coding sequence ATGGAAAACCGTTTTGAGATACATTTTGCGCCGATACAGGGGTATACGGACTGGATATATAGAAATACTTTCGCCTGCTTTTTCGGTGGTGTAGACGCTTATTATACCCCTTTTATACGGTTGGAAAAAGGGAATGCTTTCCGTAACCGGGATATGCGTGATTTAGATCCGAAAAACAATACGGTTGCCCGTCTTATCCCTCAGATATTACCGGGCTCTCCTGAAGAATTCCGTATATTGGCCGGAAAAATCCGGGAAATGGGATATCGGCAGGCGGATATTAATTTCGGTTGTCCTTTTCCGTTGATAGCCCATCAGAAAAAAGGAGCCGGAATCTTACCTTATCCGGAACGGGTGAAAACGGTCTTACAGACTATAGATGAATTTCCCGATCTGGATTTTTCATTAAAAATGCGTTTGGGGTGGGAATCGGCAGGTGAATGTATGGATTTGTTATCTGTAATTAATAATCTTCGCCTTTGCTGGATAACGGTTCATGCACGAACAGGAAAACAACAATATAAGGGTACGGTGGACGAGGAAGGATTCGCTTCATTCTATCGGCAATGTACCCGTCCTCTTTTTTATAATGGAGATTTGATATCGGTTGAGCAGATTCAGAATATTGTGGCCCAATACCCCCTGCTCAGGGGTGTTTTTGTAGGACGTGGATTATTGTCTTCGCCTTTATTGGCCGCCGATTTTCAAGGAAATGAAACTTTTTCGGAAGAATTACGTAAAAAGCGTTTTTTTGATTTTCATGAGGCCCTTTTTTCTGCTTATGAAAGTTATTTTAACGATGAAAGATTGCTTTTACAAAAGATGAAATCGGTATGGGATTATTTTTTACCTGAAACCGAC